The Patescibacteria group bacterium nucleotide sequence ACTCAAAACACGAGTAATGCAATCAATCTCTTGGTGCGTTTATTGCAATTGACGAAAAAAGACATCATTTTGACTTCAGAGCTTGAGCATACGTCAAACAATCTCCCGTGGTTATACAATAGCCACGCTCGTATTGTTCGAGCACGCGCAGAAAATAATGGTAAACTCAACTACAATGATCTTGAACAGAAAGCAAAAAAATACAAGGGAAGAATACGAGTTGTTGCGTTGACCGGCGCATCAAATATGACCGGTTATGTCCCTGATATACCGCGTCTTTCAAGGATTGCACACAGTGTGAACGCGCTTTTATGCATCGATGCTGCCCAACTTGCTCCCCATAAACAAATTTCAATGTCGCAGCAAGGGATTGATATTCTGGCTTTTTCAGCTCATAAGATCTATGCCCCGTTTGGACTTGGCGTACTTGCACTTCCCAGAAGCATACTCGATCAAATCCCAGTTGATGCTGGAGGCGGATCGATTGATATGATCAGTACCACATCTGTTGTATGGGCACCGACTTCACTTCGTCATCAAACAGGAACATGGAATGTTATGGGTATTGTTGCTGCAGCAGCGAGTTGTCGCACGCTTATGGACATTGGGTGGGATGTGATTGAAAGCCATGAACATAAGCTTATTGCACATGCATCACGGCGACTTCCTGAAGTACAAGGACTTGTCACTCCAATACCGCTTGATATGTTCGTGAAAGAGCGTCGTGTTGGAATATTGGTGTTTAATCTTCCCGGCTACCATCATGCACTTCTCTCAGCAATTCTTGAACATGAATACGGAATAGAAACACGTGCCGGAACCATCTGTAATCATATGCTTGTTCGGCGATGGATGAATGTTTCTAATAAAGAACAAAGGAGTATTGAGAGAAAAATTTCTTCCGGCAATCGCCTTGCATCTTATGGCATTGTACGAGCAAGTATCGGTATACATAATACAAAAAAAGATATAGATATACTTGTTGAGGCGCTTAAGGAAATACAAAAAAACGGTCCTAAATACACCTATAGGCCGGTACCCAAAGAAGAAATTTATTTACCCATTCATAATGTAAAGATATGAAGAACAAAAGAATTGCTGCTGGCATAGCGATCATTATAATTATAGTTATCGGGGTATGGATAGTTGCACAGAAGCGTGGAGAACAGAATCCAATCAGGATTGTTGCTCTTTTTCCGCTTACTGGCGGACTCGCTTCATATGGAGAGTCTGCACAAAATGCAGCGCAGCTGGCTGTAGAGGATATCAATGCGCAAGGAGGTATCAATGGAAAGAAACTCGAAGTGTTATATCAGGATCATCAGTGTGATCCCAAAACCGCACTTTCAATATTCAAACAATTTTCTTCAACAGTAAAAATATTTACGTCAGCGGCATGTAGTGGGACGGTGCTTTCCATCGCTCCTAATCTCGAAAAAGAACAAACGCTTTTACTGGGTACGATTGTAACAACACCAAAAATAACTGGGGTATCTCCGTATGTTTTTAGAAATTGGTCATCGGATGCTAAGGAAGCTAACCTCCTTGCTAAACACATTCGAAAAGTAGGCTATACAGCCGTAGGTGTTCTTTATGAAGAAACTGATTATGCAAAGGGACTCAATCTATCGCTCCAAGAATCACTGAAAGATTCCGGGGTACGCATGATACGTGAATCATTTGGGAGTAAAACAATAGATGTAAGGACTCAACTTTCAAAACTGAAAGATCAGAAAATCGATATATTTTTTGTGAGCCCCCAAACAACTACGAGCGCAGAAATGATATTAATTCAGATGGAACAAATTGGTTTTAAACCAAAACTTTTAATTAATGATAATGTGCTCAAAGCAGCAGATCTTGTGAAAAAATATGCAAACATCCTTGAGGGAGCAGTTGGCGGAGATTATGTAATTCATCAACGAGAAGAATCCTTATTAACCCTGAGTCGTTATAAAGAAACATTTGGCAGTGAGTGTGCACAGACAAATATTTGTCTCGGCGTCTACGACGCAATCCATCTTCTTGCACAGGGAGTTGAAACAAATGGATATTCAGCTCAAGGAGTTCAGAAATATCTCCAAACTGTAAAGTATGATGGAGTAAGTGGAACTATTACCTTTGATGAAAAGAATGATCGAAAAGACTCGGAGTATTCACTCTTCACAGTACATAATGGCATGCGGGAAATTATCCAGTAGAAAGTCATAAAACCCCCTGATCGAACAAGGGGTTTTACAGCACTGAATGGTAGAAGGCTTTATGATTATTTCTTATACCGTACAATAGCGCCATCTTTGTACATCACTATTGCGGACTTTGGATCACGGTTGATACCACTCGGATCGATGGTGATCTCACCACTTAGGCCTTGAAGATTTTTTACTGAGTAGAGAGCTTTTTGAATGCCCTCACTCGACCCATCAGATTTTTTGATTGCATCTGCGAGCGTCATTACGCCATCATAGCCAAGCGAGATATAGAAGAGATAGTCGCCCGGATCTTTATTGTACTTTTGCTTATACTGTTCTACAACCATTTTTTGCGCATCTGTTTGTTCGTCGAAATTGCGCCAGAGGCCAAAGTAAGTTCGATTGTCCAGGCTACTGCCTGCAACGTTGACCACATCGCCCAAACTCCACGGATCACTACCGAGGAATGTACCCTTGTAGCCAAGCTCCGTTGCTTGTTTTGCAATGAGTCCGCCTTCGCCAAGATGCGAAACAAAGATTGTTTGAGCTCCACTGTTGATGATTTTAAGGAGCTGCGTGCGGAAATCCGCATCGCCAACAGTAAACTCTTCATGGAGCGTGATGGTGCCACCACTGCGGGTAAATTCTTGCGAGAATCCTCCGGCAACTGCCTGAAGATACTCGTCTTTACCTACGAGAAGAGCGGCGCGCTGAACTCCAAGTTCCTTTGATGCAAACTGAGCCACTTGCGTTCCTACGCCGTCATCATATATTCCTGATCCAAATATCCAATCACCAAACGTACTAATCTGATCAGATGCATCCAAAACGTCTATAATCGGCACGCGCTTTTCCTCTGCAATGGGGCGCATGGCTGCAAGGCCGGTGTATGCCATGTCCATCACGGCAGAAACACGATCTACATTGATAAGTTTTTGTGCCGCCGATACTG carries:
- a CDS encoding ABC transporter substrate-binding protein, producing the protein MKNKRIAAGIAIIIIIVIGVWIVAQKRGEQNPIRIVALFPLTGGLASYGESAQNAAQLAVEDINAQGGINGKKLEVLYQDHQCDPKTALSIFKQFSSTVKIFTSAACSGTVLSIAPNLEKEQTLLLGTIVTTPKITGVSPYVFRNWSSDAKEANLLAKHIRKVGYTAVGVLYEETDYAKGLNLSLQESLKDSGVRMIRESFGSKTIDVRTQLSKLKDQKIDIFFVSPQTTTSAEMILIQMEQIGFKPKLLINDNVLKAADLVKKYANILEGAVGGDYVIHQREESLLTLSRYKETFGSECAQTNICLGVYDAIHLLAQGVETNGYSAQGVQKYLQTVKYDGVSGTITFDEKNDRKDSEYSLFTVHNGMREIIQ
- a CDS encoding ABC transporter substrate-binding protein, which encodes MKTYAKILLGLLIIAGIAIVILRSTPAPKQGQVTEIKIGAVYTLTGIISDIGKALQEGSELAKEQINSRGGINGKSITIIYEDDPDYNPIKAVSAAQKLINVDRVSAVMDMAYTGLAAMRPIAEEKRVPIIDVLDASDQISTFGDWIFGSGIYDDGVGTQVAQFASKELGVQRAALLVGKDEYLQAVAGGFSQEFTRSGGTITLHEEFTVGDADFRTQLLKIINSGAQTIFVSHLGEGGLIAKQATELGYKGTFLGSDPWSLGDVVNVAGSSLDNRTYFGLWRNFDEQTDAQKMVVEQYKQKYNKDPGDYLFYISLGYDGVMTLADAIKKSDGSSEGIQKALYSVKNLQGLSGEITIDPSGINRDPKSAIVMYKDGAIVRYKK
- a CDS encoding aminotransferase class V-fold PLP-dependent enzyme; the protein is MNNKKPLRTASIVGDTRTVRLASGKNARITMLNNAATTPPFKTTLKAVNSFSEMYGTFHRGAGPRASATYTEARDAIKTIKEFIGLPKGSEIVFTQNTSNAINLLVRLLQLTKKDIILTSELEHTSNNLPWLYNSHARIVRARAENNGKLNYNDLEQKAKKYKGRIRVVALTGASNMTGYVPDIPRLSRIAHSVNALLCIDAAQLAPHKQISMSQQGIDILAFSAHKIYAPFGLGVLALPRSILDQIPVDAGGGSIDMISTTSVVWAPTSLRHQTGTWNVMGIVAAAASCRTLMDIGWDVIESHEHKLIAHASRRLPEVQGLVTPIPLDMFVKERRVGILVFNLPGYHHALLSAILEHEYGIETRAGTICNHMLVRRWMNVSNKEQRSIERKISSGNRLASYGIVRASIGIHNTKKDIDILVEALKEIQKNGPKYTYRPVPKEEIYLPIHNVKI